The following are from one region of the Pirellulales bacterium genome:
- a CDS encoding zinc ABC transporter substrate-binding protein, with product MNSARSPAAGATASALFGTVATVVATACIAVGGGCSSGAAGPHADERQVVHHYAGAGPVHVVCTTGPVAELVRRIGGERVRVEALMGPGVDPHLYSPAASDVSRLRRADAIVYNGLHLEGRMAELFEQLARRRFTLAVAAGLVERNDPRLREPPEFAGLYDPHVWHDAALWATCAGDVAAAFAEFDEAHAEHYLANAAAYVAELESLDAECRAAIAEIPAERRVLVTAHDAFGYFGAAYGLEVHGLKGISTEEEKDLGRQEDLQRMIIERKIPAVFVESAVAPRVVQALVEPVRARGFALVLPDEPLYADALGAPDSDAATYAGMLRHNVRVIVEGLSK from the coding sequence ATGAACTCTGCCCGCTCACCCGCAGCCGGCGCGACCGCATCGGCCCTGTTCGGCACAGTCGCAACCGTCGTGGCGACGGCTTGCATCGCGGTCGGCGGCGGCTGTTCGAGCGGCGCCGCGGGGCCCCATGCCGACGAACGACAAGTCGTGCATCATTACGCCGGCGCGGGGCCCGTGCATGTCGTCTGCACGACGGGCCCGGTGGCCGAGTTGGTGCGCCGCATCGGGGGGGAGCGGGTCCGCGTCGAGGCCCTCATGGGGCCGGGAGTCGACCCCCACCTGTACAGCCCTGCCGCCTCCGACGTGTCGCGGCTGCGGCGGGCCGACGCGATCGTTTACAACGGGCTCCACCTGGAAGGCCGGATGGCCGAGTTGTTCGAGCAACTTGCCCGACGGAGATTCACGCTCGCCGTCGCGGCGGGTTTGGTCGAACGCAACGATCCGCGGTTGCGCGAACCGCCGGAGTTCGCCGGGCTGTACGATCCGCACGTCTGGCACGATGCGGCGCTGTGGGCGACGTGCGCCGGCGATGTCGCGGCGGCGTTCGCCGAGTTCGACGAAGCTCATGCGGAGCATTATCTTGCGAACGCGGCGGCGTACGTCGCCGAGCTTGAGTCGCTCGACGCCGAGTGCCGGGCCGCGATCGCGGAGATTCCCGCCGAACGCCGGGTGTTGGTCACCGCCCACGACGCCTTCGGTTACTTTGGCGCCGCATATGGCTTGGAGGTCCACGGTCTTAAGGGGATCAGCACCGAAGAGGAGAAGGATCTAGGCCGGCAGGAAGACTTGCAACGGATGATTATCGAACGAAAGATCCCGGCCGTGTTCGTCGAGTCTGCCGTGGCTCCGCGGGTCGTGCAGGCGCTGGTCGAACCGGTCCGGGCCCGTGGGTTCGCGCTCGTGCTCCCCGACGAACCGCTGTACGCCGACGCCCTGGGCGCCCCCGACAGCGACGCCGCGACCTACGCCGGCATGCTGCGACACAACGTTCGAGTCATTGTCGAAGGGCTGAGCAAGTGA
- a CDS encoding insulinase family protein, translating into MTASPVYHDPPARVHEFANGLVLLAEPIPSMQSAAFTLMTPCGYSCEPADRLGLSGLVCDMVLRGAGRRDSRALINDLENLGVERGESVGASQSSFSGATLAESLPEALSIYADIVRRPHLPADQLEAAQQVCLQEIRGVEDEPGQRVMVELRRRTYPDPWGRPSHGDEAGVMAATDAEVAAHWRHNYRPNGSILAVAGNFDWDRLLDHVDDLLGDWPAVAVEPAIDRDPADTSPHIEYDSNQCHIGIAYATVPYKHPDYMQAWAAVGILSGGMSSRLFTEVREKRGLCYTVSASLQTQRERARVLCYAGTTAERAQETLDVTYAELVRLADGVTQAELDRLKARIKSSLIMQQESTSARSSAIARDWFHLGRVRTLEEISDLVDALTAETISSYLAANPPSDFTFATLGPTPLAIPT; encoded by the coding sequence ATGACCGCTTCGCCCGTTTACCACGATCCGCCTGCTCGCGTGCACGAGTTTGCCAACGGGCTTGTGCTGTTGGCCGAACCGATCCCGTCGATGCAGTCGGCGGCGTTCACGCTGATGACCCCCTGCGGGTACAGTTGCGAGCCTGCCGATCGGCTGGGGTTGTCGGGGTTGGTGTGCGACATGGTCCTCCGCGGCGCGGGACGTCGCGACAGCCGGGCGCTGATCAACGACCTGGAGAACCTGGGGGTCGAGCGGGGCGAATCTGTCGGCGCCTCGCAGTCGAGCTTCAGCGGCGCCACGCTCGCTGAGAGCTTGCCTGAGGCCCTTTCGATTTACGCCGACATCGTTCGCCGGCCCCACCTGCCGGCTGATCAGCTCGAAGCTGCGCAGCAAGTGTGCCTGCAGGAGATTCGCGGCGTCGAAGACGAGCCGGGGCAGAGGGTGATGGTCGAATTGCGGCGCCGCACGTATCCCGATCCCTGGGGCCGTCCCAGCCACGGCGACGAGGCGGGCGTCATGGCCGCCACCGACGCCGAAGTCGCGGCCCACTGGCGGCACAACTATCGCCCCAACGGCTCCATCCTGGCGGTCGCAGGGAACTTTGACTGGGATCGACTGCTCGACCATGTCGACGACCTGCTCGGCGATTGGCCCGCGGTCGCCGTCGAACCGGCGATCGACCGCGATCCGGCCGACACGTCGCCTCACATTGAGTACGACTCGAACCAATGCCACATCGGCATCGCGTATGCGACCGTGCCGTACAAACACCCCGATTACATGCAGGCGTGGGCCGCGGTCGGGATTTTATCGGGGGGGATGAGCTCGCGGCTGTTCACCGAGGTCCGCGAGAAGCGGGGGCTGTGCTACACGGTGAGCGCCTCGCTGCAGACCCAGCGCGAACGGGCTCGGGTCCTGTGCTACGCCGGCACGACCGCTGAACGAGCCCAGGAGACGCTCGACGTCACCTACGCCGAGCTTGTGCGATTGGCCGACGGAGTGACTCAGGCCGAACTCGACCGGCTCAAGGCCCGCATCAAGAGCAGCCTGATCATGCAACAGGAATCGACCTCGGCCCGCTCGAGCGCGATTGCCCGCGATTGGTTCCACCTCGGCCGGGTTCGGACGCTCGAAGAGATCAGCGACTTGGTCGACGCCCTGACCGCCGAGACGATCAGCTCCTATCTGGCGGCCAATCCTCCGAGCGACTTCACCTTCGCTACGCTCGGCCCGACGCCGCTGGCGATCCCCACATAA
- the mntR gene encoding manganese-binding transcriptional regulator MntR has protein sequence MPRPAPAAADPHRRTRDDHAQETAEDYVEAIAEVHAAEGRCRVIDLARLFDVSHVTVSKVVARLRREGLVEGEAYAPLTLTPRGRQLADESRRRHEIVYNFLRAIGVSARVAAIDTEGIEHHVSPQTLECFRKLTAKMQG, from the coding sequence ATGCCCCGCCCTGCCCCCGCCGCCGCCGACCCGCATCGCCGCACCCGGGACGATCACGCCCAAGAGACGGCCGAGGACTACGTCGAGGCGATTGCCGAGGTCCACGCCGCCGAGGGGCGTTGTCGAGTCATTGATCTCGCTCGGCTGTTCGACGTGAGCCACGTCACCGTCAGCAAGGTCGTCGCCCGGCTGCGCCGCGAGGGGCTGGTCGAGGGGGAGGCCTATGCCCCGCTGACCTTGACCCCTCGAGGTCGGCAGCTCGCCGACGAGTCGCGTCGCCGGCACGAGATCGTCTACAATTTTTTGCGCGCCATCGGGGTGAGCGCCCGCGTCGCGGCGATTGATACCGAGGGGATCGAGCACCACGTGAGTCCCCAAACGCTCGAGTGCTTCCGGAAGCTCACCGCCAAGATGCAGGGTTGA
- a CDS encoding GNAT family N-acetyltransferase: MRTFSYRYYKRFRMELDLRRWRRPTAAVWSPEYRLVPWSAALVESHGEVKFLSFRDELDAVVFPCLGQMNSCIRLMEEISRKQGFVPEATWLAEYVGAGPRLAEYCGTIQAIRISRSKANLQNIGVTPLHRGHGVAKALLVAACTGLQQVGVSRVALEVTADNQLAIGLYRRMGFRTVKTLYKAVEPDMPPNPAAV; this comes from the coding sequence ATGCGCACCTTCAGCTACCGGTACTACAAACGGTTCCGGATGGAACTCGATCTGCGCCGCTGGCGCCGGCCGACTGCCGCCGTTTGGTCTCCCGAGTACCGGCTGGTCCCCTGGTCCGCCGCTTTGGTCGAGTCTCACGGCGAAGTCAAGTTTCTCAGCTTCCGGGACGAGTTGGACGCGGTCGTCTTTCCGTGCCTGGGGCAAATGAACAGTTGCATTCGGCTGATGGAGGAGATCAGCCGGAAGCAGGGGTTCGTCCCCGAAGCGACTTGGCTGGCCGAGTACGTCGGCGCCGGGCCGAGGCTGGCGGAGTACTGCGGCACGATCCAGGCGATACGCATCAGCCGCTCGAAGGCCAACCTGCAGAACATCGGCGTCACCCCCCTCCACCGGGGCCACGGGGTCGCCAAGGCCCTGCTCGTGGCCGCCTGTACCGGGCTGCAGCAGGTCGGCGTCTCGCGAGTCGCTCTCGAGGTGACCGCCGATAATCAACTGGCGATCGGCTTGTACCGCCGCATGGGCTTCCGCACGGTGAAGACCCTCTACAAGGCGGTTGAACCGGACATGCCGCCGAACCCGGCGGCAGTGTAA
- a CDS encoding insulinase family protein yields the protein MEFRQHTLDNGLEIVAECNEAAHTSGIGFFVRTGARDESDEVAGVSHFLEHMAFKGTPRRSAEDVNREFDEIGAHYNAYTSEEATVYYASVLPECLGASVDILADILRPSLRVEDFDMEKNVILEEIQMYADQPPFGMDDHIKELHYGDHPLARSVLGTLESVGALSADQMRSYFESRYSPGNVFVAAAGKIDFDELVKQVAARCDAWTPRATPREIRRPESRTAVKHVVRESSTQQYILQLADGPAAEDADRYAAKILATMIGDDSGSRMYWDLVDSGLVESASLGHYEYQGAGMMFTWVSCLPEDAVDNYARIHELLAAVERDGFRPEELRQAQNKVKSRVVLGSEKPRNRLFNVGGNWMQRREYRSVAADLAAVDSLTLADIHAVLAKYPLTRATTVTIGPLTSFDVG from the coding sequence ATGGAATTCCGTCAGCACACGCTCGATAACGGCCTCGAGATCGTCGCCGAGTGCAACGAAGCGGCCCATACGTCGGGGATCGGCTTTTTCGTCCGCACGGGAGCTCGCGACGAGAGCGACGAGGTGGCCGGGGTCAGCCATTTTCTGGAACACATGGCGTTCAAGGGGACCCCGCGCCGTAGCGCCGAGGACGTCAATCGCGAGTTCGACGAGATCGGCGCCCACTACAACGCCTACACCAGCGAGGAGGCGACCGTCTACTACGCCTCGGTCCTGCCCGAGTGCCTGGGGGCCAGCGTCGACATCCTGGCTGACATTCTTCGGCCCAGCTTGCGGGTCGAGGATTTCGACATGGAGAAGAACGTCATCTTGGAAGAGATTCAGATGTACGCCGATCAGCCCCCGTTCGGCATGGACGACCATATCAAGGAGCTTCACTACGGCGACCACCCTCTTGCCCGCAGCGTGTTGGGGACCTTGGAGTCGGTCGGGGCGCTCTCCGCCGATCAGATGCGCAGCTACTTCGAGTCGCGGTACTCGCCCGGCAACGTGTTCGTGGCCGCGGCGGGCAAGATCGACTTCGACGAGTTGGTGAAGCAAGTCGCTGCGCGGTGCGACGCCTGGACGCCGCGGGCGACGCCGCGCGAGATTCGCCGCCCCGAGTCGCGCACGGCCGTGAAACATGTCGTCCGCGAGTCCTCGACGCAGCAATACATCTTGCAACTAGCCGACGGCCCCGCGGCCGAGGACGCCGACCGCTATGCCGCAAAGATCCTGGCCACGATGATCGGCGACGACTCGGGGAGCCGCATGTACTGGGATCTCGTGGACTCGGGGCTCGTCGAGTCGGCCAGCCTGGGGCACTACGAGTATCAGGGAGCCGGGATGATGTTCACCTGGGTGAGTTGCCTCCCCGAGGACGCGGTCGACAATTACGCGCGGATTCACGAGTTGCTCGCCGCTGTCGAGCGCGACGGGTTCCGCCCTGAGGAACTGCGGCAGGCCCAGAACAAGGTCAAGTCGCGCGTCGTGCTAGGGAGCGAAAAGCCCCGCAATCGACTGTTCAACGTCGGCGGCAACTGGATGCAGCGTCGCGAGTACCGCAGCGTCGCGGCCGACCTCGCCGCAGTCGACTCCCTCACGCTCGCCGACATTCACGCGGTGCTGGCGAAGTATCCGCTTACCCGGGCGACGACGGTCACGATCGGGCCGCTGACGAGCTTCGACGTGGGGTGA
- a CDS encoding DUF1559 domain-containing protein, protein MVRLTECRPASSLSLSALRSSGRPRAAVRGARGFTLVELLVVIAIIGVLVALLLPAIQAAREAARRSQCANNLRQIGLATLNHEAARRVLPPGYASRSLEQPPRADRDPDTWDAGPGWGWAAHLLPYMEQTAIGQQIRLDDPLWIAEFAPLVRAQIESFLCPSSSGEREPFLVTDPQGAPLTIGGRQVELGRSHYVASHGQESCWGECGAANDALVFTDIYSGSTTVVEHRGDVKIVADGPFYRNSQITLREITDGTSQTIFFGEHSSLLSDKTWVGVVPGALTLPKLESPANGDDAAATLVLVHGGPSGGELDITGLPIIHPVNFPTLHVGQMYAEHAGGGNVALGDASVRFVSEDVNLLVWAEYSSINEGEVGGGEL, encoded by the coding sequence ATGGTTCGTCTGACGGAGTGTCGTCCCGCCTCCTCGCTTTCGCTCTCGGCGTTGCGATCGTCCGGTCGGCCCCGCGCCGCTGTTCGTGGCGCGCGGGGCTTCACGCTCGTCGAGCTGTTGGTCGTCATCGCGATCATCGGCGTGCTGGTGGCGCTCTTGCTGCCGGCAATCCAGGCGGCGCGCGAGGCGGCCCGCCGCTCGCAGTGCGCGAACAACCTGCGGCAGATCGGTCTGGCGACTCTCAACCACGAAGCGGCTCGGCGCGTCTTGCCGCCAGGGTACGCGTCGCGGAGCTTGGAGCAGCCCCCGCGAGCCGATCGCGACCCGGACACATGGGACGCGGGCCCGGGCTGGGGCTGGGCCGCCCATCTGTTGCCCTACATGGAACAGACCGCGATCGGCCAGCAGATTCGGCTCGACGATCCGCTGTGGATCGCCGAGTTCGCCCCGCTGGTGCGCGCGCAGATCGAGTCGTTCCTCTGCCCGTCGTCGTCCGGCGAGCGAGAGCCGTTCCTTGTGACCGACCCCCAGGGGGCCCCGCTGACGATCGGCGGTCGTCAGGTCGAGCTCGGACGTTCGCACTACGTGGCCAGTCACGGTCAGGAGTCGTGTTGGGGCGAATGCGGCGCCGCGAACGACGCCCTCGTCTTCACCGACATCTACTCGGGGTCGACGACCGTCGTCGAGCATCGGGGCGACGTAAAGATCGTGGCCGACGGGCCGTTCTATCGCAACTCGCAGATCACGCTCCGCGAAATCACCGACGGCACGTCGCAAACGATCTTCTTCGGCGAGCATTCCTCGCTCCTGAGCGACAAGACCTGGGTCGGCGTCGTGCCGGGCGCCCTGACGCTTCCCAAATTGGAATCGCCGGCCAACGGCGACGATGCGGCCGCGACGCTGGTGCTCGTGCATGGCGGGCCGTCGGGGGGCGAATTGGACATCACCGGCTTGCCGATCATTCATCCGGTGAACTTTCCGACGCTCCACGTCGGCCAGATGTACGCCGAGCACGCCGGCGGCGGGAACGTGGCCCTCGGCGACGCCTCGGTGCGGTTCGTTTCCGAGGACGTCAACCTGCTGGTGTGGGCCGAGTACTCGAGCATCAACGAGGGCGAAGTCGGGGGCGGCGAGCTATGA